The region tttgtcGTATATTGTAAGTAGCAACAATACGTTGTGTACAGCACTAATTCTTCAGTATAGCACATCGGAATAGAAACATCGTcgaaaggtaggcctacttcaaagttGCAAGACAGGAGACGTAATGCTCTATAAATAGATTTCTGGGATTCTTTAGGGTTACTGTCACGTAATTACCAAAAATACAACTAAAAAACTGATAGTTTTCGCATGAAATGTCAATTAAACCCGTATAACTCCACCGTAGCGTTTCACAAAGTGTTCGCAAGAttgaagtataggcctataacctaacctaacctacaaaAACATCTATTTGGAAGAGGTTTTCTCTGTATAGCTGACTGCGACAATCGTTTTAACATCAAACAACGCCCCTCTTTCCGCTCAAAATGTTGGCTTCTTTAGAGGcctatgaacgaatgaacgataTATATATGACAACGTATTCGCCCTTTTCCTTTGCCATCAGTTTACTTTGATCAATGAGCATTATCTTTCTAATTTAATGATATTGCATGAAGCATTGAGGTAGCCACCGTACGTTTACAACAGTATACACTGTATAATACGTTACACTTCTTCATAATACCCCTCACTCTTCTGACACATTGGCATTTGTTGTTGCATTTACGTCAAATCCCAACATCTGACATACCTAGCCTACACAAATTGTATACTACGCATCTAACACTTAAAACATTGTTGTGTAGACATACTAATTTTACCATAGAGTCGCATTTTATTTTACCTGCTAGGTTTagccagtctttttttttttactaccatCGGTAGATAGTGTTGTATCGAACTCGAACTGTTTATTATCTTCGAAAATGAAAACCAAATAACGCAGATGAGTACCGAAAAGAATTAAAATTCTACAACCTTATCCTTTATTACAACTGAAGAGTTTTTTCTGTTGTGTGTATCGGATTCAGTCCTGTCACCAAATTCATTTTCTCCCCTTCATTTCTTTCCGAAAATAACCACCCTACGGaatgatgaaaaataataatttgtttaaacaaaaaccgccctaaataagggttcgatagatcggcctactaatcaattcataaagaataataagtaaacaaaacaattttgtgacacttggaaagaaaaagaaaaaacattaagataagaaaacgtaggaaatcttAAGTGTTTCTATAGCTACCTGTGAAATCCATTCGCTTATTAATGTTATGAAGATAACTGCTGACTTTTTATCGCATAAAATGTACCATAATAAGTATAGAGCTTCATGTGTCTGGTGTCAGATTCTACGTATGTGACACTTTACCTGTTTCATCGAGTGTttctagttaataataataataataataataataataataataataataataataataataataataataataataatagtgaaatagCACACGAAAGTGTATGGGATTATTGGTTTAGTCTTTACTGTATTCAcgtaatggttttaattttagtttcataTTGTAAGagaaaatctataatattaaatCGGCAGGTCATATGTTCTTCTTGCACGGAACTGTCAGAGATTTTAGCTGCTGAAATGAATGCACTGTATAGAAATCTACTAGTTCGTATTATTAGAAGAAGTTCTGAAGTTCCTTCTTATTACCGGTACTTCATAAAAACATACCCACCACCACTGAGCAAGAGGGCTTAATGGTAACGCCAAGATGGATTAATGGTAACGTACTTGACCCGAGTCTGTGAGGTCCCTGGTTCGGTCCTCTCTACAGACCAatgtggttgagtttttttttccgtggttttcctcgactaaatgtaattaatttttagttaaataaAGGCGAATAAATAATTTGACTCCAATTACCATGGGATAATAGACAGTACAATTCAGCAACAAGCATTACCAACAGTTAACTATAGACAGTCGCGATATAACCTACGAGTTAAAGCGATTATAAATAAAGTACGGCTAAAAGAAGTTGGGCCAGACAATAATAGAAGGCAGTTCATGACACAGAAAGTGGTTAGcctaagaaagaaataaacaccTACCGGTACCAATTAATACTAAAGTCCATTGCCAACTTCTCTATTTACAGTCATgtaaaattgcaatattttaatAAGTGTCACTGCTTTGTTGTCCGTGCATAATAGTTATATAGCTAGTTTGTTTTTGAAGTATGTAACATCGTTAAATTACTCTGAAGATAACTGTGAAGGAGTAATTTGAGTTACAAATTTGTCTCTtttcaaaacttctcagtctaaataactatatatttcaattacatttaattgaaacaaaaaatacgcaaatttagatattgaggggaagttttaaaagtagggttaattgcattttaggtttcattcccttttgaaatttcaaatggcacccatatatcatagtctagtatatacatcacgaagcttgagatgattttttgcatttcccgCGATACAATGTTCCAAGCGGTTAGTaactgagagtactagaaacaatagactgagcgatagtagcgattctagtggctagcaactaaagttcaacttttattggatgcatattcccgatgtattgaccttcgtgactgtatgtactagactgtgcgtatattatgttacttaaatttgaaagagtattcaattgtttatacatctgattcatttgttctcaaatcttttgttttgttttgtcgtcAGGCAACTtgaattgttgttattgttgattagagctgaagacaAAGACTATTGCATATTTAAAGTAATAGTTGTGCTtgggtattaaattatttaataacagtggAGCACATTTTGGACGtttaatttagtaaattcaatttattacatttagaaattgtgttttcatcctacaaccgacactactactactaataacaaCAATCCAAGTTGCCAATGATGATAGAAAACAAAGATGCAAGAACAAATGAATGTGATGTAAAGAATTGAatattctttcaaatttaagtatcataaaTTCGTAAtatagaggtgccatttgaaatttaaaagagGGATTGGAGGGTATGAAAcctaaaatgtaattaacactTGTTTTAAACTTCCCGCTCAATATgtaaattgacttttttttttgtttaaattaaacttAACTGAAATAAATGCTTTTTAGACTGGGATGGTTTAAAATGAAAGCCTGGTatattagatttttatttatatattcataactagctgtacccgttcGCTccactgcacttattagaaataaatataaagtaattacataattcaaataggacattgggtccagggaacattcgtgtttgatggaagaataaatagtttaatatcctacttaatttaaattgtatttaaataattaaaatgctatcattttgttccagagaccactcatttagtgcaaatataattcctttaacatttttctaaattagtcttgaatgcatcctttaataaatcactccaaattaaaagaggtgattgtgtacgaagatcatttttatgttaaccttactgtgcatctttttttttttttttctttgttaagtttattttattcacgccttaacatttGTGGTCATGTTGCATGTTTAGATTGTGTggttatatcagtaggccgtttttaatcttgttgagttcctgtttctattgtgtgttgtagatagcttgtgttcatgtaaccgattatagactttgattaatgtttttggtattggtaattgaggcggtgatgaataatggcatgtatctttccaatccggcatttgcctttatgactaagggaaatcatgaaaaacctcagtcagattggtcggccacggggtttgaacccgggacccccgaatgcgtgtctcaaatgctaccgcctgagccaactcgctcggttgtatatcattgtttatgcaaataaaaaatgaggtaggcctaccctacataaatattattttaagaaatacgggaaacgaatatgggtaaattatgagcgcaagaacacaatttcatgacaatttttaaaatacctcagctccagtcatctctatggtaaaatgagtgtataaaattagagtattttatgtggaccaaataaagttgcaataatcaagttatacaatatttcgcagaatatcaagttttctgtgcgtacagatttcttttcatcttacctcagtcctcatttgtagcattacacccatctagagaaactacaaatttcgaatagtgaaggttaattagcttctgagattacttcatacaaacacaaaatattctgtgtatattaatattgataaacgtcaaggccgccttaaatacagacgaagtcatttgttttgatttcattgtagccatcgtcgtcgttcctgcaataactcctatgtcacatatcgattttcagatttttgctctattaaataacttaaatagtgatgcagcaaataatacaatctactatatatatatatatatatatatatatatatatatatatataaattatatttctttctttcgaaaatgtaagaattcacgatctcctatgcactattgccatagaatgaatacatttgtttttcttcctactaaaaaatttaatattttgcacatagaagttacggaacaacgacactataatctgaggcggcggtggaaatgtattgtattgttattttaaaactcttgtatatccttaaatatcagtcctatcaaaattttgcctggaataaaacttatcggcaatcatttttaaaggaacttttgttatgtaacatttttcacaaaaatcaataataagcgagatatttcggcttatttaattcagggccccttataaccctccttttaaataaagtattttgaatgctatatagcctaaaatataagttacaaagaacttaatttatattccaattttcatcgaaatccgtttagccattaacgcgtgaaaaggtaacaaacatccagacagacagacagacttaaatatcagtcctatcaaaattttgcctggaataaaacttatcggcaatcatttttaaagaaacttttgttatgtaacatttttcacaaaaatcaataataagcgagatatttcagtttatttaattcatgcccccttataaccccccttttgaataaagtattttgaatgccatatagcctaaaatctaagttacaacgaacttaatttatattccaattttcatcgaaatccgttcagccattatcgcgtgaaaaggtaacaaacagacagacatacaaaaatttaaaaaaagcgattttcggtttcagggtggttaattatatatgttaggaccaattatttttggaaaatcgaaaattaccagaaaaatttcggctacagatgtattattagtatagattttagttGAACAGCAAtgtctaaaattaatatttatgtttagaTGAGTTTACCGTGTGACTGGCaaataaaaaagcaaaaaatCAGCGAACGAGGCCAGTATTTGCTGCAGACAGCACAATGGAGTGACTGCAAATTCATTGTTGGAACAGAACCTTACCAACAGGTATGTAGGAGAAGAGACGACAGATATTCTTCGACCTttgtactttcttgcatgtgCAAAGAATTTCAAACTGTTCACAATGGAGTAATCAAGAAAAGATGTTTATCTGTATTTAAATTGCATGTTTCAGGAATTCGGCGGCCACAAGCTGTTCTTGGCCATGTCAAGTCCTGTTTTCGAGGCAATGTTTTTTGGTGGAATGGCAGAAAAAAATGATCCTATACCTATTTTAGACGTGCAGCCAGATGCCTTTAAAGCATTACTAGAGTACGCCattgtatttttctttatatgtACTCACACTAACTTAGACTTTTAACATGAGTGTGTGGTTTGAATCAAATTTTAATATCTGTAACATGGTTTAGCTTCATCACAACCCCAACAGATATTTATACCATTCATGGCCGCCTGCACTTATATTTATGTGTGTGCGTCTTCTGTTAACtttcaatcaattaaattaatttaataaaatttaacatttgtaCACTTCACAGTCGTAACTGCTTGAATGTTTCTACGTAACTTACTTGCAATTTTCGATGTCTTTAAAGTTCTGTAATTTTTATAACTTAAAGTGAGATGCAAAATTCTAGATGGCTTAGGGCTTACaaagaattaaacaaatgctgAGAAGTTTTAGATTGAACCCTCTTTCATGCTTATCTCGGTTACAACTACATGGCATATTTACACTTAAAGTATACTCTTTACTCGAGAAATACATTAGCTAATCCTCTTTTCTGTTGTCTTATGTTCAGCTGTTCAGCAATACAGCCATTTGCCTTCTTGCAGTCCTGTATTTTTATTATAACCCAAGTTCAATTTTAAATGGGAGCCTCCAGCACTTGTTTTTGTATATACATAAGGTCAACATCACAATCCGAGTTTAATCCTCAAGGCATAGATAAACGATGTAGGCCATGCCTGTTGTTGGCATCAAgggtattcttttgttttctcaACAAATGATTGCAGCTgtgtattaaaaacaaaaaaataaatatcaaccaTGATATTATTACAACCaaacttcattaatttttttttaaatatttctcttgGTTGAAGTGAATTTTACAATAAagcattacaaatttattttcgaaACTTACTTCTGAACAGTTTTAGTTGAAGAGCAATATCGTTATGTTGACaggtaaattcaatattttcttgtttacgtgacaaaataatacatgtttttaaaaacggacttaattaaacaaattaaaatattaagtgcGAAACTCAAACATTCGAAAGTACCACAAATTATTAAATCAGTAAAATCGTCTGTCTTTGGTTGGGCTGGACAAACCAACCTATGACATCGTGAACATAAAAACAAGTGCCACAAGCTCTCATTCAGAATTGAACATGAGATATAAGGTCTTTATTTAGTCTTTTTATTTATgagttatttaaaaattgtattattccaGGTACATTTACACAGACGCGATCAACTTGTACTCATTTGACCAAGCATGCGAATTGTGCTATGTTGCCAAGAAGTACATGTTGCCACACTTAGTGGGGGAATGCACGAATTATCTGTGGCAAGATTTATTTCCAAAAAATGCCTGTAGAGCGTATGAGTTTGCCAAATTATTTGAAGAGCCTGTGCTCATGgataaatgtttacaagtaagCAAACCTATCCGTTATGTCAATAGTCAACATTCAATGTATTTTGAATTTAGTTTGCTTGCAATATGAACATTAGTCTAGTTACATTGTTGTACAATGTTTTGTGCTCCAGATCATTTGCTTGGAGACAGAGGCTGTGCTGCGAGAAGCGAGTTTTGAGGAGGTTGAGTTGTCCACTCTGGTAGTTGTATTGGAGCAGGATGAACTTTCAATCAGTTCAGAACTGGAGTTATTCAATGCAGTCCAACGTTGGGCAGCCCGAGAATGTGTTCGAAAAGGTAAATTTCTTTTCAGTGCCACCAACATAACATATTTGAAAGAAagcaagaagactttgttgattgcACTGTATAAATGAGTGAACTTCCAAATTCAGTTTTGTACAGGTTTTATTTTTAAGGAAATGCAAGAAACTGCTGTGCGGAAAATGAACAAATATCCAAACCAAGTTCATTTCTATGTAATTGCGAATATTACTACATTTTGACGCGAAAATCATATAATATGGAGGCTTAGGCGTGCATAAAAAGTTATACTGAagcaatttctttaattttagacGAATTGCATTTTGAAAGTTTGCGATAAACTCAGAAGCCAGACTTTATAGCCACTGGAGGATCATGATCATATTTCTTCTcatacataattttcttcttatttttctctatcTCCACTTCTCGCTTTCTCCCTTTTACAAATTAtgcgaaatatattgaatatctTGATCTGATCTCACCACGTATTTATcttggcatatatatatataatttgaaacttCCAGTTCCTGACAACACCTCTAAATCAGCAACTCGCAAAATGCGAGAAGCTGTTGCCTTAGTTTGTTTCAGCAAGATGTTCCAAAATCGCAATATCCTATACAAAGCATTACAGATGGAGGAAACATTTCAGTAGTtgttaaggaaagaaagaagacactgagaagaagaaaaaaaagaaaagatgatGGTAATGGAgggagaagaagacggagaaacagaagaataaaaattaaaaaacggaagtgaagaaaatgaaatgaagCTGGACGAAGAATGGAagaagtgaagaagaaaaagaattttcCTTTCGGTTGTGGATGCACTGCAGAGTACTAACGTActgtggtgtgtggataagcttcagggcttctaccgcgttggcttggtgttattggctgacgtttcgaccgctgtgttgtggccatcttcagagcagttgttggataaggaaatagtctgccagtacttatatatatagtagtctcgatgggggggagtacttgctgtgataggtcgtaggttctcccccccatcgagactactatatatataagtactggcagactatttccttatccaacaactgctctgaagatggccacaacacagcagtcgaaacgtcagccaataacaccaagacaacgcggtagaagccctgaagcttatccacacaccatgtacaccagctgcggaagcctacgcgaacactaacGTACTGTGTTTGTTCTTGTGTATTTCTGCTACCTTGTTTCAGTTTCACTGCAGTAATGTGTCATTTACAGGACACTGTTTATTGCACTGCTGAATGGTTCCAGGCCTCCCGCCAGATGACGGCAAGTCCCTGCGTTCTGTTCTGGGTCCAGCAATCGGCAAGATCCGTTTCTTGACGCTGACCCCGTCACAGTTCGCAGAGGGCCCCGCTCTGTCACCGCTGCTCACGCAGGACGAGAGCTTCGCCGTGCTGCTCAACATCTCGTCCACGTCCGCAGCCTGCAAGCTGCCGCTGCCCGAGGGCTTCTCGAGCAGCACGGAGCTCCGTCGTCGACCGTCACCCGCCTCCCCCGATCAGCCGTCGCCCCTTCCTGTGCTGCCGGGGCCCAGCACGAGCAGCATCATGACCTCCCCCGCCATGAGGGAGGGCCTGGCGTCCCCAGCCCACAGGGACACCAAGCTGTACTGCATACGTAACATCCTGCCCCAACCCCACTGCCTGAACACCAGCATCCTGGACTGCTCTGTCACCTTCACTGTGGACAGGAACATCTACGTGCATGGCGTGCAGGTGAATGACCACACATAGGCTGCATGATGCCCGCCTTGTCAATGTGACGCATGTCAAAATTGCCCTCTGCAACAGCTTTGACAATCTTATTACAGTTTTAAACAGTTTCgtgtaaatacagagtgatttgtaTAGAAcggacacatttctttcattaattgtttcaaaacgaattgtgctagcgacaacttattatacctaaaatgtagaggaattttgggagattatttacctctatagcaaatgttgaaaatgtcctccatcctgcataaggcacaactcaacacgtcgttccatgttactggccactcgttggaggactctgttgtcaatagctttaatctcctgtgtgatgatgtgtttcagatcgtccaatgtctggggacgtgtggcgtaaaccctgtcttttaagtaaccccatagaaagaagtccggcgttgttaaatccggagatctcggtggccacaggttcctggaaattattcggtcgtcaaagaaacttttcgcagctctctgacacattgagtaggtgtaccctgtctcctgcgacaaatgtcttaatgattttttgggtgactgctccagtcgtgctcttacgtcaacaacaactgtgggaagcctagatgaacgatgcttgcccttttcactcaccagagatccagttgtttccaatttgtttaccagtcccagtattgtgtttcttttgggaggactgtgaacaccaaattctctctggtatgccctttgagtagctgtaattgaattcgtaatccagtattgcttcacaaggaagagtcgttgatttaatgtgtactgcgtTTTCACGTTggcacaaaatgtcgaaaacagctgccaacaataggaataaaacataaacatctgcgcatctagtgacaaggaatcgaaactccagaacattctgcttaatttggcgctaaaattgggtcagtgctgccaacaataggaataaaacataaacattgcgcatctagtgctgccaacaatagcaataaaacaaacatctgcgcatctagtgacaaggaattgaaactccagaacattctgcttaatttggtgctaaaattgggtcagttctgccaacataaaaacataaaatctgcgcatctagtgacaaggaatcgaaactccagaacattctgcttaatttggtgctaaaattgggtcattgaatgaatttccaacggaataattaaagaaagaaatgtgtcagttctatataaatcactctgtagtacaTTTACATAGTGAAAAAAACACACACCCTCACTCTATGTCTCTCTCAGCAAATCaaacaaattacttacttacaaatggcttttagagaacccggaagttcattgctgctctcacataagcccgccatcagtccctatcctgagcaagattaatccagcccctaccatcatatcctatcgccctgaaatccattttaatattatcctcccat is a window of Periplaneta americana isolate PAMFEO1 chromosome 12, P.americana_PAMFEO1_priV1, whole genome shotgun sequence DNA encoding:
- the LOC138711046 gene encoding BTB/POZ domain-containing protein 6-B, with the protein product MSLPCDWQIKKQKISERGQYLLQTAQWSDCKFIVGTEPYQQEFGGHKLFLAMSSPVFEAMFFGGMAEKNDPIPILDVQPDAFKALLEYIYTDAINLYSFDQACELCYVAKKYMLPHLVGECTNYLWQDLFPKNACRAYEFAKLFEEPVLMDKCLQIICLETEAVLREASFEEVELSTLVVVLEQDELSISSELELFNAVQRWAARECVRKGLPPDDGKSLRSVLGPAIGKIRFLTLTPSQFAEGPALSPLLTQDESFAVLLNISSTSAACKLPLPEGFSSSTELRRRPSPASPDQPSPLPVLPGPSTSSIMTSPAMREGLASPAHRDTKLYCIRNILPQPHCLNTSILDCSVTFTVDRNIYVHGVQIPTQVLSESSEVGGGSGLPNPQLGGSYTELLYAHLLDSDGSRLTYTHYTSRVSYGSLVEITFNRSVEIQRNKVYRVGVVLNKVGWYPMGSCAQRMLCDAVFFTFCVGQPSDSVRDGLFRAIVFTY